Proteins from a single region of Pyrus communis chromosome 6, drPyrComm1.1, whole genome shotgun sequence:
- the LOC137737078 gene encoding YTH domain-containing protein ECT4 gives MEMSNAPEHANDEVYMIQNMEQGLHFPSSFEQVEGMYNEGAPEFVVDQGMYYPAATNYGYYCTGFESPGEFEDHGRIFGVDGPDIQYTGAQNESLPFVYYTPSYGYAQSPYNPYNPYIPGAMIGADGQQYTIPPYQNSVSSPSYIPFVVQQDAIPNSSPDSLFDNGASVNRPDGRGVKYNLNSASGGYPNSSKSSLNQMNPLTKVSEGQRGNGSSKHAVTHGGVSSGRFPTPASSHVNQVRSASGSVSSVDNLPNGKVLPNHLKVEIPVTTGLSNFGSSAQGRGAAAKFRPKFHVGRALNDVHGGLEALGEQNCGPRINRLKNQLAVKAYTTKAGDRDAQGNIIIRTDKYNKDDLPVDYTDAKFFVIKSYSEDDVHKSVKYNVWSSTPHGNKKLNSAYEDAQRIAAGKHRACPIFLFFSVNASGQFCGVAEMGGPVDFHKDMDFWQQDKWSGSFPVKWHIIKDVPNTSFRHIVLENNENKPVTNSRDTQEIMYKKGLEMLKIFKNHTLKTSLLDDFMYYEDRQKIMQEERGRLLRSFESPFLVPGLGPPRKLHNSVGELPRIKDEKVTKLNDDVNNAKKTLVSTSERVSSNSSVINASIKKEDVERKAIEAKDDAVSTLKIDSLTITPKQAGSKSSAAAVTNTGKVDVVTVGSMPVRVNGYSESLGNLTVGTIPLDPRALQLEKGGSIIKNAAQPQEK, from the exons ATGGAAATGTCTAATGCTCCTGAACATGCGAATGATGAGGTTTATATG ATTCAAAACATGGAACAAGGCCTGCATTTTCCAAGTTCCTTTGAACAAGTTGAAGGTATGTACAATGAAGGAGCTCCTGAGTTTGTTGTTGACCAGGGCATGTATTATCCCGCTGCCACAAACTATGGGTATTACTGTACAG GATTTGAATCACCCGGTGAATTTGAGGACCACGGTAGGATTTTTGGCGTTGATGGTCCAGATATCCAGTACACG GGTGCACAGAATGAAAGTTTGCCTTTTGTATATTATACACCTAGCTATGGATATGCACAGTCTCCATACAACCCATACAATCCTTACATACCTGGTGCTATGATAGGCGCTGATGGCCAACAGTATACCATCCCCCCTTATCAGAACTCTGTCTCTTCACCTTCCTACATCCCTTTTGTTGTTCAACAAGATGCCATTCCCAACAGTTCACCTGACTCCTTGTTTGATAATGGAGCATCAGTTAATAGACCCGATGGAAGAGGGGTCAAATATAACTTAAATTCAGCTTCTGGAGGCTACCCTAACTCCTCGAAGTCCTCTTTAAATCAGATGAATCCCTTGACAAAGGTATCAGAAGGTCAAAGAGGTAATGGATCAAGCAAGCATGCTGTGACACATGGAGGTGTTTCTTCTGGTCGTTTTCCAACCCCAGCCTCGTCACATGTTAATCAG GTTAGAAGTGCATCTGGGTCGGTTTCGTCTGTGGATAACCTTCCAAATGGGAAAGTATTACCTAATCATTTGAAGGTGGAAATCCCCGTCACTACTGGCTTATCTAACTTTGGATCTAGTGCTCAAGGAAGGGGTGCTGCGGCTAAGTTTCGACCAAAATTTCATGTTGGTAGGGCCTTGAATGATGTGCATGGTGGCCTGGAGGCATTGGGTGAGCAGAATTGTGGTCCTAGAATCAACAGGTTAAAAAATCAACTAGCTGTGAAAGCCTATACGACCAAGGCAGGAGATCGTGATGCACAAGGAAACATCATTATCCGTACTGATAAATATAACAAGGATGATCTGCCCGTTGACTACACGGATGCaaaattttttgtaataaaatcaTACAGCGAGGATGATGTTCACAAAAGCGTCAAATACAATGTCTGGTCATCCACACCCCATGGCAACAAGAAACTAAATAGTGCATATGAAGATGCTCAAAGAATAGCTGCAGGAAAACATAGAGCCTGTCctatcttccttttcttttcc GTTAATGCAAGTGGTCAATTCTGTGGCGTAGCGGAGATGGGTGGCCCGGTTGACTTTCACAAGGATATGGACTTTTGGCAGCAAGATAAATGGAGTGGGAGCTTCCCTGTTAAGTGGCACATTATTAAAGATGTTCCAAATACCAGTTTCAGGCACATTGTATTGGAGAACAATGAAAACAAGCCGGTGACTAATAGCAGGGATACGCAAGAG ATTATGTATAAGAAAGGCTTGGAGATGCTGAAAATATTCAAGAATCACACATTGAAGACATCTTTACTTGATGACTTTATGTACTATGAGGACCGTCAGAAAATCATGCAGGAAGAGAGAGGCAGGTTACTTAGAAGCTTTGAAAGTCCATTTTTAGTACCTGGGCTGGGTCCTCCCCGCAAGCTGCACAACTCTGTGGGTGAGCTGCCTCGTATTAAGGACGAAAAAGTCACCAAACTTAATGATGATGTTAACAACGCGAAAAAGACTTTGGTCTCTACTTCTGAGCGGGTTTCCTCTAACTCAAGTGTTATCAACGCCAGTATCAAGAAAGAAGATGTTGAGCGGAAGGCAATTGAAGCAAAAGATGATGCCGTGTCTACCTTAAAAATTGATTCCCTCACTATTACTCCAAAGCAGGCAGGATCAAAATCTTCAGCTGCTGCTGTTACTAACACCGGAAAGGTTGATGTTGTCACTGTAGGCTCAATGCCCGTAAGAGTTAACGGGTATTCTGAATCCTTGGGTAATTTAACAGTTGGAACAATCCCTCTGGATCCTAGAGCGTTACAGCTAGAGAAGGGCGGGTCTATTATCAAAAATGCAGCTCAACCTCAAGAGAAATGA